A region of the Callithrix jacchus isolate 240 chromosome 5, calJac240_pri, whole genome shotgun sequence genome:
agcctgggcaacatagcgagaccctgtctctacagataatttaaaaaattagctgagtgtggtgacatttgcctgcagtcccaactacttgtgagtctgaggcaggagaatcactggagcctgggaagtcaaggctgcagtgagccactgtactccagcctgggcagcagagcaagacctcatctcaaaaacaaaaacaaacaaaagctggaaTGTATGAAAAATACTCAGTGAtgctgggcgcggtggatcacgaggtaaagagatcgagaccatcctggtcaacaaggtgaaaccccgtctctactaaaaataccaaaattagctgggcatggtggtgcacgcctgtagtcccagctactcaggaggctgaggcagaattgtctgaacccaggaggcagaggttgcggtgagccgagatcgtgccattgcactccagtctgggtaacaacagtgaaactccgtctcaaaaagagaaaaaaagaaaaatactcagtGATGAGTGTGCCCTCAAACTTGTCCTCTCTCTGCCCAGTTCTCACTCCCCTAAGCTAACCACTGTTcttatgatttatattttcttctttagttttgttgtacatatataaaataaaagatccttgatttccttcctttatttgcCATGAAAAGTAGTATGCTTTATGCAGTTCtgcaccttttttaaaaaaaaataaccgaataggccgggtgcagtggctcacgcctgtaatcccaacactttgggaggccaaggcaggtggatcatgaggtcaagagattgagaccctcctggccaacatggtgaaaccttgtctctactgaaaatacaaaaattagctgggcgcagtggcatgcacctgtagtcccagctactcaggaggctgaggtaggagaattgcttgaaccctggaggtgcaggttgcagtgaaccaagattgcaccactgtactccaggctggcaacagagtgagactccacctaaaaaaataaCTGAGTAGATCTTGGACATCTTTCCATATTAGTACATGAAGAGCTTCTTCATTCTATTTTGAAtttacatagtattccattatgtggatGTCTACATTATCTAACCAGTCTCCTGTTGatggaatttaaatttttctacttGTAAGTTTCAGACTTTATCTATTCCTGATCCCCGTGGCCAGATTCCTAGAGGGAATGGGTGTCCCTTAACTCCAGGTTTCTCCTTTGCTTCATTTATTCTTGGAGTGAATGTGATTCAGCAAGACTCTCCCAGGAATAAACAGCAGCTAAACCAAAAATGAAAGCTCAGAGGACAAactagtaaaaagagaaaaacagaatatatggAGATGCTTTATGAGGCTGAAAAAATAGATTAATCCCCACCTGGTTGTGTGTATGAGAGCGCCTTGGCTTATGGTTTGTATAGTGGCATGATGGGAATAGTAATCTGATGTAGCCTATTTAAAgccatttaaaaggaaatattttattggtAGATTTCTCTACTAAGTAGGTGGAAGAGAGGCCACCGCAGTATTCAGTGTGATGTGAGGCTTACATAGTTAGCAATGATTCTGCACCAGgttatttttgctatttcttGTCTTGCTTAATAGGCTAAACATGACAAATTGTGCAAAGTAGCAAATAACAGTGTTCCTGAGAAGAATGTGAGTTTTGATGACAGTCACTATGGATATGATTCACTGGGGAGGCAGTTTAGCATGGTTATGAGGTTATAGGCTCTGGAATCTTAGGGTCTAAAATCAAATCCTGTTTCTATCACTAGCTTTGACAACGTGGAACCTTTAgttctttagttttctcatcagtaaaatcaAAGTGATACTATGGCCTATTTCATAAAATCGTTGTAAGGATTAAAGGGGTTCACATATGAAAGTAACTCCATAATGTTCACTGTCCTCATTATCGTCTGGAATCATTGCTCTCCTCATTTCAGTGCATTTATCTCATGAATTGGTTATGTGTTTAAACTTTGATAGTACTTAACAGTGGACCCAGAGACTTCTTTGAGCTTTGAGTCTGTTACCTGTGACTAAACTGAAGTGAATATGTTTCTGGAGTCCAGGATGAAgagctttattgttttcttcttccccaCAGGTTGTTTTCTGCATGGACCGTGCCCTAGAATTTGCCCCTGCCTGCCATCGCTTCAAAATCCTCAAGGCAGAATGTTTAGCAATGCTGGGTCGTTATCCGGAAGCACAGTCTGTGGCTAGGTATGCAGTCAGGCCAGTTGGGCATTAAAAAGCCAGAtaccagctgggcgcggtggctcacgcctgtaatcccagcactttgggaggccgaggcgggcagataacctgaggtcaagagtttgagataagcctgaccaacatggagaaactctgtgtctactaaaaatacaaaattagccaggcatggtggcgcatgcctgtaatcccagctacttgagaggctgaggcagaagaattgcttgaacctgggaggtggaggttccagggAGCCagggtcatgccattgcactccagcctgggcaacaagagcaaaactctgtctcaggaaaaataaaataaataaaatgccagaTACCATTGGACTGATGCTGTCAGGCAGCTTCATCATAGGATATGGTCCCCACAGTAGGCCAGCTAGGGCTGATCAGGCCTTGGGACTTAAAGTATCAGGCCAGCTTTGAAAACCCACAGGGCATATATACAGGAGTATAGTAGTATAACAGGTACTTGAGCTATATATGAAAGAACAGCTATATATGAAGCTCATGTAACAGATTGTGTTACGTgagttttttgtggttttgtttgtttgtttaaggtgGTCCTTTTCCTTCTACTCCACTGGTTGGCAAActttctgcaaagggccagatTTTAGCCTTTGCAAGATACAGGGTCTCTTTTGCAACTAACTTAGCTCTGCCATTGCAGCGCAAAGGCTGCCTGCCCTAGATAATAGATGAACCAGTCGGTGTGGCtgttttaaaagagttttatttacaaaaaccaGTGGCAGAAAGGGGTTGGCCCTGTGGGCTGTAGTTTGCCAAACCCTGTCCAGTCTAAGAGGAATTGTAAGACACAGATGTGTATTAAAGATAATTGTAGTTGTTTTATTTGGGGAAGGTTTGGGAACAGTTCTTGGGAATCTGTCTACCTTTGGATACTTTGAACACTAGACACAtggtcaaggaaaaaaaaatggccacaGTAGATAGTAATGGTGGAGACATTCTAAAGCACAGCTCATTGTGCCCTTTTCTCACGATTGCAGTGACATTCTACGAATGGATTCCACCAATGCAGATGCTCTGTATGTACGAGGTCTTTGCCTTTATTATGAAGATTGTATCGAGAAGGCAGTTCAGTTTTTTGTACAGGCTCTCAGGATGGCCCCTGACCATGAGAAGGCCTGCATTGCCTGCAGAGTAAGTTCTAGTCACCAGACCGGACTGGGAAAGAAAGCTTCCCTTTGAGACCTTTAAGATGGTTACAGTGGAAGGTTTTAGAATCACAGGGAATGGGAtagcttttcctccttctttgcAAGAATGCTTGGTCTTCAGTAGAAATGGTTTCCGGACTATGTTTACTTACCTAAAGGTAAATGTGATCATATAGGGTCAGATGCCTTTAATatctgagttgttttttttttttttccttttttccccctcagtgAAGATAGATAGTAATACTTGTCCTGGGATGTAGAGGCAGACCCAGTAACATAGGTTTCATTGGTGTTTTTTGTAACTCTTAGTTTCTCCTGTCCACTCTATAGGAAGCACAAATGAGCAACAGATAGCCCAGGTTGGGGGTTGGCCGGGCCCTGTGATGCTAAACTACTGGAAGCAGCCAACTTTAAAAGAGACTCTGGCCCCTCTGTGCGGTGGTCTGAGGCTTTGTGGATGTGCACTGATCCTCTCCTTGCATTTTTCTGTAGAATGCCAAAGCActtaaagcaaagaaagaagatggaaatAAAGCATTTAAGGAAGGAAATTACAAACTAGCGTATGAACTGTACACAGAAGCCCTGGGGATAGACCCcaacaatataaaaacaaatgctaAACTCTACTGTAATCGGGGTACGGTTAATTCCAAGGTAAGCGCTTGATCTGGATCTTAGGGCCtataaagagatatttttaaGGGACATCAAAGGGTCTTGGGAAATCTGCCCAGTGAGGGTAAGCCAGATGAAAGAGGACAAGTTATTATAGTTTATAGCTTGTTAGGAACTCCCTTCCAAGAGGCAAGCTTTTATCATCTCTCTGGAATTTGGGGGCAGTTGGACAATTTGCAAGGATATTCTCAACTGTTCTTTAAGGTCCCTTTCCTCCAGTAAGAGAATGGCTAGGGGTTGTGGGATAATTTTAAGCAGCTAccgttgctttttttttcccccacttacGCAgatgatcatttattttttaggagTGATTTGGAGGAAGAGTAGAGGCAAGCTTGTTTTTCTCAGTATAACTGATGGTCACCATGCATGACTGACAATGGCCTGAGTGCTTTTGTGGCCCTACACAACATAAGAAAAAGTAGACTCCTTGCCCTTGCAGAGTTCTATTAGTTAAAAATCAGAGTAATTTCTGATCATTCTAGTTGGCCTCTGGAAAAAAGGTGGGCAGGAACCAGCCTTACTATTTCCATGTTTTCATTAGGCACTTAACATGGAATGGTAGAGCTAGTTTATCCTTGAAGAGAAATGTACCTGGCTTGCATCATATACAAGAGAAACCAATTTTGAAGTTGGGGTCCTACTTCTAGACCTAGTGACAAAGAACTAGAACTTAATATGACATTTAGGGGGCCAGCATGACTGATCCTCTTAGAATTTTGAAGCCATGCTCACAGCTTCTGGGCTTCCTCAGTCACCAAGAAGTGAAGTAtgattgctctctctctcctgaagCTTAGGAAACTAGATGATGCAATAGAAGACTGCACAAATGCAGTGAAGCTTGATGACACTTACATAAAAGCCTACTTGAGAAGAGCTCAGTGGTAAGTGTCTCTGGTGGGTGGGGGAAAGAGGGAGTTGCCGCTGACCTCAGGGGAATTGCCTTGTGGATGACGAAGCAGACCCAGAGATGTTGTGAGGTCATTTGGTCCTTCCCCCTGCCTCTAGGTGGGATTGTTCCAGCCCTAGACTATCTTTATAGACCTCCAGCGGAGGAGATTGCACAAgctccctcagtctcccatgcCTGTGTCTAACGCCCCTCACGGTCAGTAAGTTTTCTCTGATGCCTGACCCAAATTCCTTTTGTTAAAGTTTAAATCCATTTCCTTTGgagattttattttgtgttgtaCACTTATGCTCTAACTTGgcacagtgcttgacacataggTGCTCACTGAATAAATGTTTTGTCGAATGAATGTATGGTGCTTGGAAGAGAAAATATCTCTTAGAGATAGTTGAGAGTTGTACTTCATCCTATTTCTTCTGGGTGAGGAAAGACAATCTTATAGTTGGAAGAGATGTAATCTGGCTCAGCTTCCCAGGATAAAGGAACCTCCTTTGAAATACCCTGGATGGCTACTGTCTGCTTGAGTGTTTTCAGTAGAGGGCACTCTATGTCTGACGAGGTGATTATGAGCCAGGATGTGACTACTTCTCATGCTGAGATTTGCCTCAGAGTCAGGGTGTTCCCTGGCATAGTTGCTCCTCTTACTCTTAGACCTGACAGGTGATTTTCTCCAGAAAGGAACAGAGCTAGGAGAAACCTCTCTCAGAAATCCATCTCTTCTGATTTCAGATTATTCTCTAGGCAGAGAAGAACTTCCCGTCTTTAAAGTTCTTAAAGAAGACGTATTTGTTGTATATGAATCCTCCAGCACCTGCTCCACTCCTTACTATCAAGTGTCATATCCAAAGAACAGGTGCTGTCACTGATGCCTGATGAGCCAGTAGTTTAAGCTTCCTTGTCTCATCAGTGGTACAGAATATCTCATGGACTACCTCCCACTTAGTTTTCTCaaaattatctaatttaaaataggaaaactgCTGCTGTGTGTGatgctttttttaaaagtgaatttctAAGTTGATGACTGAATCTGTCCAACAGAAACATCCATGGAATTATATTATAGCTTCTGTGAGACCAACTGTCAGTCCATGTCCAGCCTGTCATTCAGTCTTTGCAAGCCACTGTCACACAGAAGCAGAAGCTTTGGAAGACAAAAGATCACCCTGTAACTCAGCCAAAGACCGACTTTAACAGACCCAAAATGCTATCTACATGAAGGTGTTTGCTGCAATTTTATCtgtaacagcaaaaaaaaaaaaacaaaaaactggaggGTGGAGAATTGCCTACATGTCCAGTGGGAAGGGAGTGGCTAGATACTTGATCCTGTGTCAACGTAATGGAATGCTCTGTATATGGAATGCCAGGGGATgggaagagaacagaaaaatagttttgttttgttttttgggattgagtcttgctatgttgcccaggctggagtgcagtggtgccatcatggctcactgcaacctccatctcctgggttcaagcaattttcctgcttcagcttcccaagtagctggaattacaggcacatgccaccacgcccaactaatttttatatttttagtggagacagggtttcatcttgttgaccaggctggtctcaaactcctgactgcaagtgatctgcctgtcttggcctctcaaagtgctggaattacaggcaggcatgagccaacacaccaggccttttttttttttttttttttaaagcaacctCCAGCTAACATCATAGAAAATTCTTGATTTGCTCGAAGGCTAATTGGATGGaggattattttcttcttcatttatgtgCAAGAACCAAAAATAAGGAACTGCTTTGATCAGACAACTTCTTATCTTTGTGGTAGAAAGAACAGAACTGCCCTTCTTGGAGTGGCTCTGCCTCTGAGATCACTACAGGGGAGACAGCATGCCTTGTTCAGCTGGCTGAGTATTTGGCAACAgtctcctgaagcagctggaattGACAAGAAGTACTGAAGATTAGCTCAGGCCAAACCCTTACCAGAGGCCTGACCACTGCTGCAGTCTGCCTCAGTGTACCCCTAAAGTTGGGGAGATGCCACTCCCCCCCGCATCTTTGCTACACATGCCATCCTGAGCTAGAGTTCACCCTTTCTCCCTAAAGCCTTATTTACTTTCCTACTTCAGCTTTAAAACGAAATTAAAATATGAGGATAtccctgaattttaaaaaatgcagattaGTATAGCTTGTTTAATACATGACATGTGGACCTAAAGAAAGTTCATCAGAGTTAATCATTTGTCACATTTTATACtatcaattttccttttttttaaattaaggattcagctatatcacccaggctagggtgcagtatCAGAGTATCGATTTTCTCTTCAaattatatcacattttgttctgTAAATTGATTCTGAACTCCTACTATAACTTATATATCCTGTATTTGCagagcattgtttttttttttaaagtcataaatCAAAATGTTGCCAGAAAATCAAAGATGCCAAAGATGTTGGGCTTTTCTTCTGCCAGCCATATTTTTTGTGCGTTTGATGTTTGTGATTTCACAAACATCATAGATGCCCACCAGcttggaggccagggcaggagagtGGTACCACAGCACTCTCCTGCCCtggtctctgttttcatttcattctgtGAAAAAGGGCTTGTGGGGTAGCAATGTGAGAAACTGAATCTCTGTTGTGCAGCACTTCCCCTTCCACAACTGACAGTGGCTATCTCTGGAACTCCTATCATGGTCTTTAATTGGTAGGCCAGCCTTGGTGCCACTTGCTTCTGTGGAAGAGACACTTAAAAGATCTGGCAATCAGCCTGTCAAGCTCAATTCCTCCCATCTTGGGCCAGGAGCCCCTCCTTTCCTTTGTGCTACCAAAATAGAAGCAAACCTGTGTTTggagtttccttttctgtctcatttaccTGCATCTCTCATTGATTGGTCTTAGTGGCAGGATTTGCCAGCAGCTGCCACGTTGAACTTGATCCTTTTAGTGGCTCACTAATCCCACTTCTACTCTGGATTGTAGCTAACCCTGCATGTTTGTGGCACTACAGGTTTCAGAGCTCTTTCATATCCATTTGTTCACTTGATAATTTTTCTCTTGTGTGTTTCACCCCCAAGTAATCAAGTAGGTCCCTTCacgttgtccttttttttttttttttttagacggagattttgctcttgttgtcccagctggagtgcagtggtataatcttgacttaccacaacttccacctcctgggttcaagtgattctcctgcctcagcctcccgagtagctgggattacaggcatgtgccgccacacctggctaattttgtatttttagtagagatggggtttttccatgttggtgaggctggtcttgaactcctgagcctaggtgatccatccgcctcagcctcccaaaatcctgggattacaggtgtgagccattgcgcccagcccacATTGCCTTTTCTAAGGCAGTCCAGTACCTCTTAGGTGGCTTTGTGTCAGAAGGAACTTTTTTCTCTTGATTACTTTCTGCTCAGAGCTGAACATCACTTTAATGTTTGGGTGCAAGTGCCATGTGGCCTCTTTTTACTTCATTGAGGAATTGATAGCTAATTTTCTCTCACTGCTAGATTAAGGGCTCCTGTTTCAGAAGCATCTTACCAAAAGTGTGTGTCTCTTGCTTGAGCCATGCCTCTTGCCCTAGAGTGACACTGAGAACCATTGCTGTTGATGGCTGAGTGCTgtattgccttgtctttccttctcAGTTACATGGACACAGAACAGTATGAAGAAGCAGTACGAGACTATGAAAAAGTATATCAGACGGAGAAAACAAAAGGTAAGTTTGAAAACATTTGCTTTTCAGGGAATTGTGTGGACTTTCTTTGTAAGCCCTAAATCTATACACGAGGTAGTTTGATTCAGGGATCAGGGATGTACCTAGAACATATTTGATCACCAGCCAGAAAGAAGTGAACAAAGGCCGGGCATGGTTAACAAGGCTTCTCACTCCCAGCTAGCGGGGCTGAGACCTGGTGAGGAGAAAACCAGAGTCAGATTTGTCCACTGATGCCAGATGTCTTCCTCTAGAACACAAACAGCTCCTAAAAAATGCACAGCTGGAACTGAAGAAGAGTAAGAGGAAAGATTACTACAAGATTCTGGGAGTGGACAAGAATGCCTCTGAGGACGAGATCAAGAAAGCTTATCGGAAACGGGCCTTAATGCACCATCCAGGTAGAGTAGGTGGGAGGAAAGGCTCAGTGGGAAGAACCTGCAGGGCAGGCTAACTGCCAGACTCAGTCCAGAGGGGGCGCCTTGGAGAGGTTCTTCAGCTGAGAGTAAGGTGTTGCAGACTTGTAGACCCTCCATATTTGGGGAAATGCCAAATTCCAAAATCAGACATAAAGTggtttttctcttaactttgtttTCTTGAATCTCTGACTTCCTCTGAGTTGTTCTTTTACTCCCAACTTTAGATCGGCATAGTGGAGCCAGTGCTGAGGttcagaaggaggaggagaagaagttCAAGGAAGTTGGAGAAGCCTTTACCATCCTCTCTGATCCCAAGAAAAAAACTCGCTATGACAGTGGACAGGACCTGGATGAGGAGGGCATGAATATGGGTGGTGAGTTGGCTGGGGCAACCTGGGGTGAATTTGACAGCTGTGGAATGTTAGAATGTTTTCCAAAGATGCTCCAGAGGGAGAGTCTGTTTGGGCCAAATCTGATCCCTGGTGCAAACAATAACAGACATGGAGTCAAATTAATGCAGTCAAGTGTGGCAGGTTCAGTGTGCAGTGAGCTCTGAGGAGGCGAGCACTAGCAAGGGAAGGCCTGGAAGTGCAGAAAAGCATGAccccatggctcacgcctgtaaccccaacactttggaaggctgaggcaggtggat
Encoded here:
- the DNAJC7 gene encoding dnaJ homolog subfamily C member 7 isoform X2, which produces MWKLLRGRSREAETFKEQGNAYYAKKDYNEAYNYYTKAIDMCPKNASYYGNRAATLMMLGRFREALGDAQQSVRLDDSFVRGHLREGKCHLSLGNAMAACRSFQRALELDHKNAQAQQEFKNANAVMEYEKIAETDFEKRDFRKVVFCMDRALEFAPACHRFKILKAECLAMLGRYPEAQSVASDILRMDSTNADALYVRGLCLYYEDCIEKAVQFFVQALRMAPDHEKACIACRNAKALKAKKEDGNKAFKEGNYKLAYELYTEALGIDPNNIKTNAKLYCNRGTVNSKLRKLDDAIEDCTNAVKLDDTYIKAYLRRAQCYMDTEQYEEAVRDYEKVYQTEKTKEHKQLLKNAQLELKKSKRKDYYKILGVDKNASEDEIKKAYRKRALMHHPDRHSGASAEVQKEEEKKFKEVGEAFTILSDPKKKTRYDSGQDLDEEGMNMGDFDANNIFKAFFGGPGGFSFEASGPGNFFFQFG
- the DNAJC7 gene encoding dnaJ homolog subfamily C member 7 isoform X3, which produces MCPKNASYYGNRAATLMMLGRFREALGDAQQSVRLDDSFVRGHLREGKCHLSLGNAMAACRSFQRALELDHKNAQAQQEFKNANAVMEYEKIAETDFEKRDFRKVVFCMDRALEFAPACHRFKILKAECLAMLGRYPEAQSVASDILRMDSTNADALYVRGLCLYYEDCIEKAVQFFVQALRMAPDHEKACIACRNAKALKAKKEDGNKAFKEGNYKLAYELYTEALGIDPNNIKTNAKLYCNRGTVNSKLRKLDDAIEDCTNAVKLDDTYIKAYLRRAQCYMDTEQYEEAVRDYEKVYQTEKTKEHKQLLKNAQLELKKSKRKDYYKILGVDKNASEDEIKKAYRKRALMHHPDRHSGASAEVQKEEEKKFKEVGEAFTILSDPKKKTRYDSGQDLDEEGMNMGDFDANNIFKAFFGGPGGFSFEASGPGNFFFQFG
- the DNAJC7 gene encoding dnaJ homolog subfamily C member 7 isoform X1, producing MAAAAECDVVMAATEPELLDDEEAKREAETFKEQGNAYYAKKDYNEAYNYYTKAIDMCPKNASYYGNRAATLMMLGRFREALGDAQQSVRLDDSFVRGHLREGKCHLSLGNAMAACRSFQRALELDHKNAQAQQEFKNANAVMEYEKIAETDFEKRDFRKVVFCMDRALEFAPACHRFKILKAECLAMLGRYPEAQSVASDILRMDSTNADALYVRGLCLYYEDCIEKAVQFFVQALRMAPDHEKACIACRNAKALKAKKEDGNKAFKEGNYKLAYELYTEALGIDPNNIKTNAKLYCNRGTVNSKLRKLDDAIEDCTNAVKLDDTYIKAYLRRAQCYMDTEQYEEAVRDYEKVYQTEKTKEHKQLLKNAQLELKKSKRKDYYKILGVDKNASEDEIKKAYRKRALMHHPDRHSGASAEVQKEEEKKFKEVGEAFTILSDPKKKTRYDSGQDLDEEGMNMGDFDANNIFKAFFGGPGGFSFEASGPGNFFFQFG